CATCAATCAAGAACAGAGAAGTGGTCCAGAAGACTTCCTGTCATGCGGGGTAAGCTGGCGAGAACGCTGTTTACTTTTTGCTTGGCCTTCGCGACCGGTGGCTTCCTTTGTCTTCTGTATTTATCGTCGTCCGAGAAGTCTCGGCTCCCGGCAGCTCCTGATAAGGTAAATTCGTGTAGATAGAACGTTCGACGCTCATATTGTTTCTCTTTGTCTCTACTTGCAATTTGAAATaacctatttatttccttgtttcctttcctcactgggctaatttttccatgttggagctcttgggcatatagcatcttgcttttcccattagAGTAATAGCttaggttttaataataataataataataatcatgtgatTGTTCATAAGTAAAGGAAGATCTAGAATTTTACAGGAAGATACAAAGAATGGAATAGATTGGGATATGTGATAATGTCCGAAAAATATTGTTTATTAAACTtacataattttgaaaaaaaaaatgtcaattagCCTAAGACCTGAAATCAACGgacatatattcttaaatatattgatatatttaaagtactctattaatgaaataaaatgaagtctTACATtatctagaattgaaatcaaagcaTGTTAGAGCAATGCAGCCTAGTTCATAGATTTTTTAAAGTGaattttaatatttacatttacatatatatatatatatatatatatatatatatatatatatatatatatatatatatatatttttttttttttttttaagggacttCGTCACAAGTGTTGGTCCATGTTCAACATCGGGGTACAGAAGTATCCTGAAAGAAAGGGAGTGGGAAACAGGTTAGTTAGAAATATGTTTCTTGTTTAATCTTTGTGGTATTTTATTTGGCACATGTTTCTGTTCATACAGTtataactgtaatatatatacatatatatatatatatatatatatatatatatatatatatatatatatatatatatatgtatatatgcattatatatacatatgtatatatatacatatatatatacatatatataatgcatatatacacatatatatatgtatatatatatatatatatgtgtgtgtatatatatatatatatatatatatatatatatatatatatatatatatctttatatatacatatatatgtatatatatacatatctatttatatatatacatttatatatatatatatagattatatgtttatatatatttatgcatacacacataaatatatatgtatatatatttatttatacatatatatacagtatatatatatatatatatatatatatatatatatatatatatatatatatatatatatatatatattacatgtttatattTAATAAAGAAAGATTGCGATATATGCATGTGTCTTCGGGTATTGGAATGTGAACTTTTGATAATGTTTCAATGTACTTTTTATTTAATAAGCTAATAGCGTTATCATCAAACCATTAACAATTGAGTTATGAAAATATCCTTTTAAGAGGCTTTACTTTAttaaattatatcaattataaCGTGTTTTGTTATTTGCGTAAACATATTAATTAAAGGAGGAGAGATATGGGAGAAGTGAGACTGGAAAGAAGAtgaaagggttgtggtgacctggtggtaacgtcactgcctggtgatcgccagactggggttcgagtcccgcttaaactcgttagtttctttagcgtCTTCAacgtcaccgtccttgtgagctaaggatgtggggtttgggggagcctatagatctgtctGCAGAGttattcagcagccattgcttggccctccctggtcctattttgggtggataggggccttggccactgatcatatctGTAcattatggtcaatctctagggaattgttctgcttgatagggcaatgtcactgtcccttgcctctgctattcatgagtctcctttaaacctttaagcttttaAAAGCAACAGATGGAAAAGTTTACTCGAGAAGCTGACCCTGCTACACAATGGGACTTATAaggtcgaaaaaaaaaatcattatattttgtgGAGCTCCTCCATATTATTTAGAACCTTTGTAATCTCAACTAATTTGTAAATAATGACACGAAGATATATTGCTGTCTAGAAATATTCAAGCGagaaaataaacattaaagataatattttatataaatttttccctTTCTTTAAAAAAGGAATTTTGGAAACGGTCTGGCTCCAGGAACAAGTTATTACAATGAACTCAGCAGCAGTTTGCCCACTCTTCTTCTCTCACTGCCAAATGGGACGTTGGATCTGTTGCCGAAGACGAGACTGGAGGTAATTCATTCTCAGTAGTGGGAAGATTTTATGTTAGTAATACGCTGTTGGGAGCAAAAAGTAGAGTAATTATATTGCTGTTGCTagttttgtagtagtagtagtagtagtagtagtagtagtagtagtaatagtagtagtagtagtagtgaaggtagatttatttcaatgttattattgttcttaaacttctcttgtagttttccttatataccttcctcactgggctatttttccctgttggagcccttgggcttatagtgtctggcttctccaactaaaactaaaattgtagcttggtaagtaatattaatgatagtagtagtagtagtagtagtagtactagtattagtagtagGTGATACTGATTTATCtccaaaaataatgatgataaaacataAATGCATATGAAAATTACTCTATCTTGGAGGGAAATCATTTTATTGCTATTCAAGTTTGTTTCGTTATaaaatatgaagatataaaaatattttatggatATTAAGCATTTGAATAATAAATTGCAGACATTTAATGAATTCCTATAGGAGTACGGTTATTTTCAAACTCTTTTAGAGCCAGTgttattaaaaaaaactataattttctcATATGGAATTGTTATATCATTCAGTTTGCATAAATGAACCCTAAACCTCCATACGAAGTGACGTcaatttatttatagaaaataattgATCTCTGAAGAAGCTTTGAAAATACGAAGATTATTATTTGGCATAGATATTGAGCACTTGAATAATAAATTGCAGACATATAATGAATTCCTATAGTAGTACATTTAATTACAAGGACTTGCATAACCAATGTCTTTCGAAAACTAAAGTTCTATCATAaacaattattaaattattatttgcaTGCATGAACCCTAGTCTTCCATAAGAAGTAATGTCAACCTATCCTCAGAAAATAATAAATCTTTGAGGAAACTTTATCTAATCCTATACTTTTCTGTTATTGCAGATCACTGATGGGAGGCTGAGCTATCTTGACTGCGGCATCAGGCTGTACAACGCCAAGGAGGTGATGAGTTGCTCAGCATTGAGGAGGAAGGGAAAAGATGGCGCCCTGTGGGTGGCGTTTGTCGGTGATTCCAAAATGAGAGACAAATTTAAGGGTTTTCTTAATATGACACCGAATTTCAAATGGCGTATTTACAATACCACTTCAAAGGTAAGgtatttctctctctgtctctctctctctctctctctctctctctctctctctctctgacaccgaACTTCAACTGGTATATTTACAATACCACTTCGaaagtaaggtctctctctctctctctctctctctctctctctctctctctctctctctctctccatgacaccgaatttcaatctctctctctctctctctctctctctctctctctctctctctctctctgacaccgaACTTCAACTGGTATATTTACAATGCCACTTCGaaagtaaggtctctctctctctctctctctctctctctctctctctctctctctctctctctctctccatgacactgaatttcaagctctctctctctctctttctctctctctctctctctctctgtgacaccgAACTGCAACTGGTATATCTACAAGACCACTTCgaaagttagtctctctctctctctctctctctctctctctctctctctctctctctctctctctctctgacaccgaATTTCAACTGGTATATCTACAATACTATTTCGaaggtaaagtctctctctctctctctctctctctctctctctctctctctctctctctctctccccctgacaCCGAATTTCAACTGGTATATCTACAATACCATTTTGaaggtaaggtctctctctctctctctctctctctctctctctctctctctctctgacaccgaATTTCAACTGGTATATCTACAATACCATTTCGaaggtaaggtctctctctctctctctctctctctctctctctctctctctctctctctctctctctctctgtgacaccgAACTTCAACTGGTATATCTACAAGACCACTTCGaaagttagctctctctctctctctctctctctctctctctctctctctctctctctctctctctctctctctctctctctccaagagaatAGGTGTTGAGATTAACAGTTTATATTGAGAATTAGCAGACTTTTTTTCTATTACTGATATGTAGTATATTTACTATtccctttttcccttttttcaCTGGCCTAGTTTCCCTTTTTGAGATTTTGagattgtagcattctgcttttctaaccagggttgtagcttagccagtaataataattatgagtctGGTATTTAAAGATTGTGAGAAAAGAGTAATGAATTAGAATCATTACAATATCCAAAGAACGGGGATGCTGGCCATAGGCCTATGGTACATACAATATACTTGCATTGTAATCCTTAAAATTACTATGTCTACAACCAAGCTATAGAACTAATTTTATATGACAAATACGCCTGGTTTCTTTAATTAAATGTTTAGTGTAATACTTGCATTGTaatccttaaaattattattactatatgacAAAGAAACCTAAGATTATTTTCAGCTTCTGTTGGATTGTAGAAGATTAAAATTAATCGTCTGAAAACACTAATTGAAAGATCTTATCACTATCAATAATTCAAATTTCTCAAAGTgtatatcaatattctttttaccGAGTTATTTCCAAATGAatttgaaatttgattttttttttttacttataaactTTGTTTACTAACGATTATCAGTTTGATATAGACACGCTTTATTGGCCTATATTATTGATATGGAGATCATTAGAAAAATGCAACTGTTCctagaatactaaaaaaaaaaaaaaaaaaaaaaaaaaatgataggacTTTGGTACCTTATGGTTCTCAATTTTCTGAAATCAAAGACTTCTAATCAAACTGTTGCATTTAGCTCTGCTTTTATATCTCTGGAACTAGCTCACAGAATTTTTACTGTGGTAGTATACTGCTTCAAATTCAGACCATGCTCAAAACATGATGaaaaagtaacaataaaatgaTTTGTTTCAAAAGAAGCAAATCCTTTCAAAGGATCATATCTGTGAAtattatgaatatgaaataaaaaacctcAGATTTTTCTTGCCTAAGGAAGTCACCTCAACCACTTGGGAGCGATTTGCTTCGAGCCATCACCCAAAGTTTCAACATTCTCTCAGTGTTAAGGGAACACTGGATTCAAGAGTGGACCTAGTCTGGGCAAATCACGGCCTTGATATTTATAAAATAGCAGAAATATCTCAGCAGGAGTTACAGCATTGGGCTTACAAAGCATCGCGGGTTCCAGATGTGATCGTCATAGGTAAGGACAAATCTTTTTCTGTGGTacaaggggagggtgggctgtggtactctagcagtaccagctaaagtCGGCTTaatctctcgtcaggctgggagaagtggagagaggaaaggtccccttttattCCTTTGTTTGATATCGGTTGTCCCCCAAATttgagggaagtgctttggtaaaaagaataaaagttttatatcaCACTTAAAGTCACTGATTTTGCATTTTTAAAACAAAATCCCATAGATTTTTCTTGCGACGCTCAACCAAGCTAAGAAATTTCTTAATGGAATACATAGTCGTTCTTCTGACGGTGAAGAAATGTCATAAAggctaaaaaaaaagtttgtcttaTCATACTAATGTTGAATCAACTTGATTTTGAGAACGTTTACATAGTAATTAATAGCTacatattttaatgatttttatatcCCAATGATGTGTCAAAACTTCTCGCATTTGTTTCTCTGACTTTTAACCATTTGCACCCTGTCATAGTCCTGATAGGGCCATAACCtctatacaatggtcttccactatcttggggtagagttctgttgctcgagggtacactcggttacactattctatcttgtttctcttcctcttgttttttttctttaaagtttttatatctttatatatgaaatatttatttcaatgttgtgactgttcttgaaatatgctatttcaattgctaattacttctcattgtttatttatttccttatttccttccctcaatgtGTCATTCTTCTGTTttagtctttgggcttatagtatccttctcaggaagtaacaacaacaacaacaataataataataataataataataataataataataataataaaagaaattattaaactttaCAAAAAGGTTTCAAATTTGCAGGATTTGGTACATGGTCTATCACTGGAGGATTCGCGTCAGATACGGAAAGTCTCAATCCATTCACTGACTGTGCAGATGAATGGAGGAAAGTACGCAAGGTCTTGGACGTACTATCTCAACGTACTACAGTGATTGCAAGCGCTCAGTCAAGAACAAGGTAATGCCGGTTTTTATGACCCTTGTGGTGggtaacggggaagggtgggctgtgcaGGGTTTAAACTCAAGCATGTGTTATATGTGCATTACCTTGAATGCTGCtggtttttaccttagattaccttgaaacattttccaatttccttaaattctaaGCTAGTAAAACCGGAATTACCTTAGAATTGCctagaaaccatgaaaattacctcaaactaaggtaattaccttaaaagtttaaaccctggggctgtggcaccctagtagtaccagctaaactcagctgaatccctcgtcaggctgagagaAGCGGAGAGAGAGGAATGTTCCCCTTttattcttttgtttgatgtcagctaactcccaaaattgggggaagtgccttggtaaatagatagattaccCTTGCAGTATCTTTTTATTCAATTGAGAATATGTACTATATACTGTTATGAGGAAATCAAAAGAAACTTGAACTTAGACTAGCGATGCATAGAATTTGAATGAAAAGGAATTCAAACAGATCCAGTGATAATGTGTATCATGATGTCCTTTATTTTTTATGAAAGTAATTTTTTCTACAATATTCTTATTTCTgaagtatattaatatttataaacttAAATGCTGACAAAATAAGCAGGAT
Above is a window of Palaemon carinicauda isolate YSFRI2023 chromosome 30, ASM3689809v2, whole genome shotgun sequence DNA encoding:
- the LOC137623850 gene encoding uncharacterized protein codes for the protein MRGKLARTLFTFCLAFATGGFLCLLYLSSSEKSRLPAAPDKGLRHKCWSMFNIGVQKYPERKGVGNRNFGNGLAPGTSYYNELSSSLPTLLLSLPNGTLDLLPKTRLEITDGRLSYLDCGIRLYNAKEVMSCSALRRKGKDGALWVAFVGDSKMRDKFKGFLNMTPNFKWRIYNTTSKEVTSTTWERFASSHHPKFQHSLSVKGTLDSRVDLVWANHGLDIYKIAEISQQELQHWAYKASRVPDVIVIGFGTWSITGGFASDTESLNPFTDCADEWRKVRKVLDVLSQRTTVIASAQSRTREFTAIDYAVNGRPDSSKEDEAPRNETADDKLYRINYYTRHLSNGAEWIDEAMHMALRNSNIIIWDSTIPFNLLNIKECQALYDAGLKGHPSYSEHSCHDDIHIDSFTTKDETTMILNLLCNHHMENKDSLYCCP